The region TCCTTATTTAATTAAGGCGATTTTAGCATATTATGATTAATTTTACTTAAGTATTGATATAATTACAAAAAAATTAAGGGTGTCAAATGAACTATAATAAAGTTAGAAAATTTTGTCGTGTATTTAGAATTATATTAGGACTTGTTTTAATCGCTCTAGGTGTTATTAACTATGGAGCTTTTAGTGGTGCAGGTTGGTTCTTTTTGGGATTTTTACCTTTAATAGCTGGTTTAACAAACTTTTGCCCCATTTGTATATTTAGTAAAA is a window of uncultured Sulfurimonas sp. DNA encoding:
- a CDS encoding DUF2892 domain-containing protein, with amino-acid sequence MNYNKVRKFCRVFRIILGLVLIALGVINYGAFSGAGWFFLGFLPLIAGLTNFCPICIFSKKCDIPNSSEK